From Candidatus Neomarinimicrobiota bacterium:
AAACTCTTTCTCCAGTATATGAAGCGTATGTCTCATATCAGCAGCAGAAACATGTTGGCTCAAGAAGATCCATATGTGATACCCTTTGTTACCACTGTCCTCTATCACAGAGGAAAATCCATGGGCATCAAGAACAGACTTAATTTGTAGAGTTTGCTTCTTCAGCAATGGCTCAAACACCTCACGAGGATAGAGAAGAAGATCCTTTTTATTGATATCAATATCAATAACCGCAGATTTAACCAGGTCATTGGATCCGACCAGATATGCTCCCACAGTTGTGGAATCATCTTGATAAATATCTAGGGTAAAGGGGGAATGTTTGGGATAGTAATTTCCGGTTGAATCCTGAAGAGCATAGACATCATCTCTTCCTCCTTTTGCTGAAAATATTTCAGCTTGTACTTCTTGGAATGTTCCTTTCATTATTGTTGCCAGGTTGTATTGTTGTAGTACCGTACATAATGTTTTTCAATTGACGGATTGATTTAGCGAATGTCGCTACGTTGGTGTTAGCAGTCTCATTGTAGAATGAGAGAGCAAGATCATTT
This genomic window contains:
- a CDS encoding DUF5659 domain-containing protein, translating into MHQTLETTEFFLAAFLYSEGITLSGHSRDGNRSTFSFSGEEVNDLALSFYNETANTNVATFAKSIRQLKNIMYGTTTIQPGNNNERNIPRSTS